The nucleotide window CAAGGAGGTGCAGCGGAGGTGCCTTGAGAGTAGAAACGCTGTCATAGTCTGCCAGCAGCAACATGGAATTGTTGTAAAACCAtggacaccccccccccccgcgaGCGCGCGCGCGCGCGAGAGAATCTGATCATTCACGTCCCTATCCTTGAATTGGAAGATGAAgatgtcctcctcctcctgtcgGATCAAAACTCTCTCCCTTAGTCCCCACACGTTGGAGATTGCCACCGAGAACGACGGGATCACCACCGCCTTCTTAGACAACAACCGGCCACAGAGGTAGAAAATGAATTGTGAATTGCATCTTCTCTTTCAACAAGGCTGACAATAGCCTCCTCAAAAAATGTAGGAGGAGACAGTGTCTCCTCCACCATCTCTTCGCAAGCTCGATCAGTTCGGACGACTAGGGCaaacaaaccctagcagagcaaaaAGTCAACTAACGTTTGTAATCGTTGCACACCTTGACGAGTATGTGTGATTGATGTAAAGTTAAGGTACAATgaatgaatgcatatatatgtttagATACTCCCGGGTTTTATTTTGCTAAGCCATACATAAAAAAGTTAATAATTTGATTAAAAGTTATAAAGCTAGGTGGTCTTTCTGTTATTAGCAATTTCTAACAAACTTATGTCGGCGTCTTTATGCCATAACCCCAATGAAATAGAGAATCTCGGCGTGTTTTGGCCATGAGATTCTGAAATAAAGAGTTTGAACTTTTGTCATTGTCTGAATAAGCGATTAGAGTGATTGGTTTGGTTGCTTAATTAGATATGTCATATATATGATTGATGATTCAATGGCCAATTTTCTACCAAATTAGTCTTTCATTAATGACTTTCACACTATGGAGAAACACTCCCATGAGTTGATGACTTAACTATTACAAGTAGTATAGTAGAAATTTGTCTGTATTCAACTATTCATTGTATTTTTTTCAAGTATTTTCGTTTAGGTTTTGTTTGGTTCGTGAAATTGAATCATGAACAAAACAATAACTTTCTTGTAAAAAGAGACAATAACaaggaaatgaaaatagatCATTCTTTACTTCAAATTAACAATTTCCTTTTTGCTTTGTGTATATTTAATTCCTTCAAATATCTCATATGTTCCATGTACAAGACTGTCATGTACTTTTTGAAAAATATGTAGACATACAATTACTTTGATAACCTAAAAAACAATTCAGGTATATTTATCTATTAATATCACATAAAATCCAAGAACAACCAATATCATATCAATTACATTTCAATAAGCTCACATTACACATGACACAATATACATGCCTTAGAGGATTCTATTTTATACAATTTTCAACTAATATTCTATGTCCATTTCTAATTTAGATTATAGTTATGGAAGTTTATGTCCAATCGTACACAAATGGTTATAAAAATTATATGAACCCAATTACGGGGGATATCAAACTCTAAACATAGCCAACACACCATTTTTTCCTAGCATTTTTCATTTACAAACTCAACTAAAGATGCAATCATaataatgttaaaaaaaaaattgtcatttgtcaaaagaaaaacaatttagAAAGATTGGGTTATTTTAGTATGGGTAAATAAAATGTCTGAATATTTTACCGCCCTTACCAAATATTAGCCTTTTCGACGATTTACCCTTAAAATTGCATCAAATATCAAAATAAGGGCCCTTGAAActatagagagaaagagagcagaGAAGGAGCTTCTGGAAATCTTGTCAAACAGAAAGAACCAGAGAGCTTCTTCTCCAAAACCCAAGCCTCTGCAAGATGAGTACCATGAAGTTTTGCCGCGAATGGTCAGTAttactaaaccctaaaccctcacCTTCGTTTTTGTTACTTGTTGTGATATTTTGATTCTAATTTGGTAAATGGGGTTTTCGCATTTTTGCAGCAACAACATTCTCTACCCCAAGGAGGACAAGGACCAGAAGATTCTCCTCTACGCGTGCCGCAACTGCGATCACCAGGTcgctcattctctctcttttttgctCTTTTGATTTTTCGTAATATTTGGTTTCTGTCTGTGAGAATTGCAAAAACCCTAATGAAAAATGTGGGTTCCCCAATTTCCTGTAATTGATATAAGTACAAAGGTTGTAACTTTGACCCAAGTTTTCGCAATGAAGGGTTTTTGTGAAGTGCATTGAAAATtctccatcttttttttttttacccatgTTCTGTTGATCACTTGAAGGGTTGTTGGGTTTGCTATACTTCATCTTTTTGCTTTTTGGGTcatgctgaaaatttgcaactATGTTTCTTGGCTTCGTTCATAGGATCAAATAGAGTTACTTTCCAGAAGCTAGTTTCAGTTGGCGTTACTCTTTCAGGATCGACATAATTACTTGACATAACCCAAGGCTCTAGCTTTTACTCAAGTTTTTTCGATAAAGGGTTTTCTTCATGTTTTTGCTGATGTGCATTGAAAATTCTCCATCTGTACTATCTGTGGCTGACCAACTTTTTCTTGGAGGGTCTTTCAGTTTGCTACTAtgtcaaattttttctttttctttatgggtttgctgaaaatttgcaaataTTTCTAGACTTAGTTTATAAGTTCAATAGTCACTTCAGTAAACACCTGAGGAAGATGCTTGTAGTCTCATACGTAGTTACCTTCCAAAATTCTACTCAGTCTATTGTTACTATTTGCTCCTACTATCTTCTATGCTGAAGGATTTTGTCATTTCTGATTAAAGGTCTCTTCCTCAACCATTATATACATTTTCTTATTAGAGTTTACATGTTGTTTTGCAGGAGGTTGCTGATAACAACTGCGTCTACAGAAATGAGATACACCACTCGGTTGGGGAACGCACTCAAATCTTGCAAGATGTAGCTGCAGATCCAACTCTACCTCGCACAAAAGCTGTGCGCTGTGCTCAGTGCAAGCATGGAGAAGCTGTCTTCTTTCAGGTTAAATGCTCATTCTTTAGATGCTGTTGTGAATTTTCTGTTTACTTGTGCTTTTTCAGTTCACTTTATTCTTGGTTAGATACAAAGAGACTGGAGGTTAGAGTATCTGTTAATAACACACATAACATCTTCTAAGCCTGTCAGTTGAAATTTCAACTGTTAATGCTTTAAGTCTTTACCATTTAACTGTTGTATTTCCATGCGACTTAGAATACAATATAGACTTGCTAATTATTCAACGTGAAGGCTGGTTTAGCTACTTTTGTAATGTATCTGCAACGACATCTAATAGATATAAGATCTTGTAGTAATACATCTGGAAAGACATTTAACAGATATAACCTTTAACAATCTATGTTTTAGTAATGCATCAGGGAAAAAGATTTATCTTTCACAAAGTTATGGTTCTCTCTCAATACATCATATCACTTTACCTGTTTATTTCAGGTTCAATTGAATGTTACGTACTACGTTAAACACCCTAGGTTAATGTTATTCTAGAGGGATCAGTGGTCACTTTGCATTTCAGTAGTTGCCACCACTATAACATACGAAAGTCACAATTGTTTATCTCTCTTCTTCTTATGGGGTTTGTGTAACTCCAGCCTTTCATGTCCATATATATGGTTCATACATCTACACTTTACAGTGAACAGTCAGATTGTACTTCATACATATTTTTTACTCCACATGATCGCACTCATTGAGTAGTCATATTTAAAGTTCCTAGCTATCTTCAACAATTTTTTCTGGTTCAAGGTGTGTAAGATATTAGAAGTGTTTCTAATGTACAAGTTCTATTACCTGTGCAGGCAACTGCTAGAGGAGAGGAGGGGATGACTTtgttctttgtttgctgcaaccCCAACTGTGGCTACAGGTGGAGGGACTAATGTGATTCTAGTTGTGCGTTAGGACCAGATTACATCTGACTTAGCCCATTCTCTTCTAGGCCCATTTGCATTGGCAATCCAGTTAGCTTACTTTCATCTTTTGTAAGTCCTTGGGACACCTCAGTAATTTCAGCTGTACCTAGCTGATGATCTATCCTTATATTCTGTAATGGAGGCATTTCTGCGAATATGAATGAAAATATGACTGATCTTTGAGTTTTCCCCCTCTTTCTTTTATGCCCTTTTCTTCTGTAGCTAATATTGTGCTGTTGACCCAAAAAATCTAGTTGTGCTGGGAATTAGTTCTGGTGTATTTTTGTAATTGGGTTAAGGTTTATTGTGTAGCAGAAACTTTAAGCTGTACTGTATGAGCCCTGAGTTGCTCTTTCATTCCAAGCACCAGTATTTGTATCCCTTGGTTTAGGCTTGCATGTGTATAAACCATCAATTGATTTTCCCATCTATTTGGTTTGTCAATGTGGCCTTCAGTTGTCAGCTTATAGGTGTTCTGGCCggtgcatagaagaattttctCAGTTCTCCACCGGCTTTTGTTCAATTCCCGAACGAAAAATTCGGCTAACGCCAAAGCCATTTTATCGACTAATCATGAGATCAATACAACTCGATAAAAGAACTAATCCTCATGTGAGATAATTTGAAGATGGTCAGTAAGAGGTAATAAATAGGACAAATCTAACAGCTCGATTTGACATCAAAGGTGGAGAATGAACCGCAACAAATCTTttgatttctctttttttgaaaggatctTTTGATTTCTCTAGATGAATGGAGAATGAAATCGAGTCCTAAAGGTTACTAATGTAAACATCTAATCTCATGATTAAAAGGAGTGCAAGAGTGAAACTGATCAAGGGGAGTCAATGAACAAAATTTTTACTCATTAACACTGAAATGAAAGAGAAGATCGTTGACTGAACACCTGGCGTCCTGGCGAGTGGTGGCGATATAGCCCAGATGAAGTAAGATGAAAATGGTGTTTTTCCTTTGTTATTGTTAATAAATGATATACTATCAAATCTGTACAAAAATGAATTCTCTGGTGGAAAATTTACACTTGCTTCTAAGGATCCATTTCCAAAATTGAACATAGGGTACAAAAGGAAAAACCCTCTAAATATCTGAAGGTAAAatatctacaaaaaaaaaaaatgaaaaatgaaaagagccAGATGGTCAGCTACAGGGACGAAATTGTCTCTGTGAACCAGCCTGATAGgcatttcagtttctctagAAACTCTTTATCTGCTGTCCGTTTCGTTTTGCCTGAAGACTCCGCATGGCTTTCTACATAGGCTTGCACATCTAACAACATTACCTTAAAGTCATGCTTCAGTGCTTCCAAACTTCGATAATAGTCGTTTTCTAACCTACTCTGGATCAAGTCGAGAGATATTGGAACTGCACACCTGAGACAATTCCAAAAGACAAATTACATTTCAAAGCTCCATATAGTACCAAACATATTCCATCAGATTCGATTCCATATACGTAAAGGGGATTAAGAATATATACCAATTTGTGAACTTCGGCTTCTCCTGAAGCTGCTTCAATTTATTAATCCCTAACGAATCCTGAATTATACAtacaaatttgagaaaactaAGTCTTCAACTAGTTTGCCGCAATGCAGTTAtagtcaaaattttctttttggagaacaaaaaacaaaaaagggttTGCCTTACTACCTGACGACTGCTGGCTAATTTCTCTAGTTTGGCAAAGGCAGAATGCAGCTTGTTTTTGCTCTTATCATCAATCTGAGGCTGAACCCATTGAGTATCGGTATCAAAAAGCTCCCAAGGACTATGTAGCTGTGTCTCTTTAGGAACAGTCCTGTACAGAACCGTACACGTTTCCCATGGACTGTCTGGAAATTCGGGAGATTTGGGCTGAATAAGCACAACCCGACCATCCCACCAACTACCATCATCGTCACCGTCATTTTTCCACCAGACTTTGCACTTATCCCTACATGACCATTTTTTTCCAATTGCAGCAACATAGCGAGTTCTTTCAACAATGAAATCGGGGAAACCAGTAACTTCAGGCAGAGTCATTTTGAAAGATTTGCAGtaaacatcagatgaaggatctACAAATTCAAGGGTCAATTTACAGCAGCTATCCCCAGACCCTGGAAGTAAAGAATACTCTAGGTCTTGAACTTTACAAAATTCCACAGCTCTTATTCTTTGCTTTATAAATGCCCAAGGTGGGTCTTCTCTCAACCTACCAAGATCAAAATACTCCTGATGCCcctggaaaaaaataaaaataaaagaaaagttaagtGAAAAATGACCTTCATATGCCAAAATCCAAACTAAAACCATAGAGGAGAGGTTGTCTTCAGCTAATCCCCTGTTTAGGGAAGCTGTTTTTGTAGCTCATACGACACTAGGTTGGACACGTCATTCCGAGTCCATGCCAAAACCAAACAACCCACcccaagaacaaaaaataaaagaaataaaaagaacaaaaagggGGGAGCAATAAATATAGAAACCTGTCTCAAATAGACAACTTCATCCCCCAACTGGGGAATATATCGTGAGCTCTCCTCATGTGCGGACAACATCAACCATGTTCCTTTCCTTGTTGATTGATGCAACTTCCTTTTATCTATTGGATGCATGTCATGATCATAATAACTCCTTCTGTTTCTAGTAGATCTCAACCCCACTGCTGTCCTTGAACTTGATCCCTGTTCTTCATTCTGAAATTGACATTTGTGCAGAGTGTCGTTCTGGGCACTTCTGAATGTATACCTAGGCTCATGGACTTGACTTAACTTGAGATCATGATCCACACTACTTGGATCACGGGTAGATGCCTTCAACCCCATGGACCGTGTCCTACGAGCTCCATCAATTGAATCGTCACGGCAGTCCACTGCAGCGATGAGATTTTGGTCACTAGTGTTGGAAATTTGTGAAGATCCTTCTCCCTTCCTACTACTTTCACCTTCTATATTAGTCCGCCCCCTATGTGATTTCACCCTCCTATAAACAGCACTAAACATTTTGTTTCTATTTAGATGGGACTCGACTGATTCAATTTGAGTGTCTGATTCTCGTGAGCCGCTGCATCTTTGATCTGAATCAAATTTATGGGTGCCATTATCCTCCGGCACAATTGAATCATGATCTATTGTTGAAAGGCTTTCAGGCAATGTGTTACATCTACCGCTTTCCAAGTTCTCTACTACAGGGCTCATTTCCTGTTTGCAAGGACTTTCAAGGCCCCTCGAAATCTTCCTCAACCTTAATTTTGTTGAGACCGGTGTGAGCTTCTCGTTTTGTTCAGAAGAGAAAACAGTCCCATCCTTGTCGAGGTAAGAGGCAGTGCTTGCATCCCAAGGAGCCATGTGAACAGATTTAGGTGATTGGTCATGATCCTTACATTCACTAAATCCTGCGTGCTCATTAACCTCGGCTTTACCATTAAGACCCTCAAAGGTACTAGTCCCAATAGTTCTCTCATTCGTCATAACCACTCCATCCATCATATCCCCATTCCTTTGGCTTTCTAATTTAGGGGACATTTTTCGACAATCTTTTTCAGATTCTGTGTAATTTTTTTCAGTGTGACCAACAACAGCTATACTGGTAGTGGCAAGTGCATCCAGTGATGTGGCTTCTCCCACTCTCAGCCGCTTCAATGTTCGAGCTCTGGACCCTCCCCATCTTATACTTCCAACTTTGAAATTCTCAGTCAAGTCtaaataattttcaactttgttTGATTGCCCTCCCACTGCTCTTTCAAACATGCTGCAATTTTTATGACCAGGAGAGCTCCTCAGATCCTGAGAGCTCATATGAGTCTCATTTGCTTCACTGGCTTTGTGACTACAAGATTGGTCACCCAAATAAGCCGGATTTCCACACTTATCTGTATCCACAAGCGTATTTGTATTTGACGGCCGTCTTGGCAGTTTTAGCACTAATCTCCTCCTGTTCCCAGAGTTTCTTTGAAATTCAGGAAGTTCATGAGAATTGACCAGACCCTCAGATTCATCGAGTAAAACCTGTTTTCCTTTCATATAGTTGCTTTGGTGATTTTCCCTATCGGATCCGTCACTCTCAATATTTGAATCTTGCAGCGTGGATTCACTACCTGAAATTTCTCCTTCGgatccatcttcatcttctccaccagTATCTCGTCCAGTTATCTTCGAAAATAGTGTAAGGGCATTGCGTGCAGCAACTCTTCGAGGTCTCTGTGACTTTGATGCGGAGCATTTCTTTTTTGAAGCTTTTCGGCCATGCCTTGATTTCCTTGTTCTATTACTTCTGAAAGAGTGATCATCACGCTCATCCAAGTTCCTCCTTTTAACACACCTTCCAGAAGACGTCATGACTTCAAtctgaagaaaagagaaaggaaacaCAATCAAGCAAGATCTAATTAAATTCTAAAAGTTATTTGTTATTGAAAGGGAACTCACATCAgccttttgttttttccttcttgaTCTTCGTAGTCCATCCAGTTGAGCATCCTCGTCACTATCTTCTGCACTGCAGTCTGGATCAACAGAAGGGTTTGAACTTAAACTTCCTTGCTCCCCTCCAGTAGAATAATCTTCAGTAATATTGTACTCTGAATCAGCATCATCACTATGCATTTCATTTTCTGGTTCCCAATCCATGGCATCTACAAACTCTGGTAGTGGCTCGGTCAATAACATATCCAAGTCTGCCAAAGGTAGCATTTGGAAATCTGGATCTAGACTGAAGTCAGGCCCAACAGCAAGTTTTAAAGAGGAAGGACGCCACTCAGAACCCAGAGCTCCTAGCCGTCTCTTCTGGTATGTACTCTGGTAGGGCTCCGGATATGGTATCATGCCTAGTATTTCCACAATAAGCAGTGcttgagaaaattaaaatccGAGAAGAGAATAATTCCATACAGGAAATGGAGTAGAGAGAAACCTGAATCACAAAGTAGATCCTGCATATTTCGTCGGTATGCTGGAATCTGAGTTTCCTGAAACAAATGTTGCAGATAATTTCTTAAGGGATCACAGAATTTAACACAACATAGAAGATAAATATTTGGAGATACAATTAGATATAACTTATGGCAAGTCAAATCATGCACATCTATACTATTAATTGCTTTCTAAAAGGAAAAGCATACATCTATGCTAAATAAAGCTAGATATTGAATTTTAGCTCAGACTTTAAACTCTCAACTCTTAAAAGGAAGATTGAATTTTGGTCACACTATGCCAAACATCCATGAATTAGTCAAAATCACCACTCAGCTGAGACCCATGGTATAAataactaaaataaaataaaagtataTAAATTAAACGAATTATAAGTGTATTGCTTATGCATGGCTAGAAGGTGGATCTTTGCATGAATAAGAAATCAGAGTGACAAAGGATATATTAACCAGAGTTTTTATAGTaacttttaaattttattacttATGTAATTTATTCAGTCCTCCCTGCTCACCCAGCAAGCCAAATAATTTGAAAATCCATCGCTGATCAAAACGCAGTTCATCAGTACTTGTTTCACCCTTAAATAATTCCTATTTTATAATTTTAGGTAATATAAGGCAaaaaaatagaacataaaacagtGACCCAAAATCAAGGTTGTTTCACATTTCTGCCAAAGTGTTTTATATGTTTCATAGCGCAAGTGACCTTTGATGGAAATTTGGAAACACAGACTAACTTATACAAATTGGTCCTGTATGTGTAAATAGTTACAAAGGACAAATATTATGTTCTAGACGTTTAAATATTCGGGAGTTGAACTGGGCAGAGAAAGTAATAATAGAAAGTAAAAATCAAATGAATATATAACCAAACGTATACAATATTCAGAGCAGTAAAACTCTAAGGTCCATAAAGAGAATGGAATTAACTGTTCCCATCATTAATAGTGAAAAATGGCTAACTACCTGGTCAAGAACATTTCCGAAGCTATCTTGAATGATTGGGCGATAATCACCAAGAAAGAACTGAAAAAAAGTGCATGGAATTAAGTACCAGCTGTAAACAAAAGTATAAAGATATATTCTAAATAAAGAGGGGGAAAATCTACCTGATCATATTTTGCATCATTGTGGGACTCCCCTTGGCCACTGTCCAATATGTAGAGTTGGCCAACATCATCAGATAGTATAACTGACGTTCCGTCCCTATAGTAGAGAGAATGAACACTTTGTAAGTACATGAAAGCAACTAGAGTGGGGGGTTGCTAACTGATAATGTGGGAGTTGGGATTCAAGAGAGGTATGCATTGAATCCTACATAGTACTATAAGGCCAAATAAAAAAGTACCATATAAAGCTGGAGAAATTTAGTTAATATTTTGAAGAGCAAAATATCACATTGACAAGATGATTACAAACAAAACAGGATTCCATTGAGATAAAGAACTTTTAAAATTCAACACAACCGCTACGAAGAAAACAAGTCCAAAAGTAAGAATTCTTATTCTTGACTTACGGTGAAAACTTTCCGTCAACCAATTTGAACTGTGAAGTTTGATATATCCGGATAGGCATGCCTTCCCATATCTGAAATTGCAAGTCAACTAAAGCATTCAAGAACAGAGAACTTATGAAGAAATTGCAAGTGGAATAAGGAATTTGAAAACTCACATCCCAGACAATTGTTTTTCCATCATAGCCAGCACTCATTGCCAACCTGGGGTTGAAAGGGTGAACATCCAGAACATATGTCTATCAAGAACACAAATTAATATTATCAGTGATTTAACTTTTACTTCTTCAACTTGAGTAACCAAAACAGGTTAGCAATGGAGCCTAGGCTTGCAGGTCAATACTAAAAAGATCTCTATGTAAAGAATCAAAGATAAAAGTCATCTATATAGAAGCATGCAACACAAGACGTGCAAACATCACCCAGAAGACATTAGAAGCTTGATTAGAAGAAGCTTCTGAAGTGATATATGACAGACACGAAAGCAATAGCAGGATTGACATTGTACCCACAAAACTAGAATATTAAAAACAATATTGAACATGCAGCTAAGAAAGGAATTCAAGTACAAATTACAGGGCATAGAGATTGAAAGATATTGCACATGTCAAATGATTCAGGGAATGTAGGTTTCTAGATATAATCATAGAGAAAGTAACCCCATAGATTTGTAGTCTACCACGAGATATCAAAGACCAAAGAAAGGCCATAGTTACTCTACCACACTAAGCCATTGTAGAAGAGGCAGCAATAAATAATAACAGACCACTAGGTAACCAAATGAAATAAAGATGGTATTGAAATAGTGTTCAAtaagatatgtgtgtgtgtgtgtgtgttccaAATGTTACACGCACGCACTAGTGAGCTCAGTATCATATTTGCAAGAATCAAATAACAAAATTCTAAAGAAAAGAGATCCATGGAGAAGAGATTCAACTACTTACAGAATCACTGTGACCAGTTAAAGAATGGACCAAGCTACCATCAGATGCATTCCATACACATATTCTGCAATCTGCATAACAAGATGGGATATCAAATTGTTACATTACAGAATTTTATGGCCTAGGCAAGAATAAATCTGCTCAAGACAAGTTTGTAAATTGTCATCACACCAATAATTTTATAATATGCAAAGGCATTAGAAAATTAAAACACTAGCTAGTATAATATACACATCAAAGaagaaataaacaaatcacCCATGATAGCAGCAAGAACAAAGCGATTATCAAGACTCCAGGTAATCATATTAACACCACGAGGAGTTGGAAGAATTCTCTGGCGGGGGCCTCCACGTGAAGGTTGAGGAGGCATTGGTGGAGGTGGAACTTTCAGATGATAAGCTCGTGTCCAACGACCAGCTTTTCcctggaaaataaaaatagctATATGATTATTCTATATAATTGTTTCAGTAGATAAGCATAAGATATAATAGAAAGTTAGAAGTTATCATGTATATTTAATAAAACTTACATGTGATCTTCGTGACTTTGGAATCCAGATAATTGCACTCCCATCGCGAGAGCAAGTAACTATATTGTCATGATTGAACCTGGGAGAAGGAAACAAACCACGAATATATATGTTACGCATGGTGATACTAATTGGCAGCTAAAAGGGCACCAGGAGAAGGAAAAATAGAAGGAACAAAATAATAGTAAAATTTACACCAGAGtcataaaacaaagaaaaacgaAGGAAACAAACCAtgaatttttaaattttggaaCATTCTCTTCCTTTGAGGTGTCAGCTGCCATAAATCTAGATACTACAGCACAACCACTGCATTGCATGAAGAAATACTTATCATGATGCATAGattagatatgtgtgtgtgtgtgtgtcttggTGGAAATTACCATAACAACCTTACCTAAATTGTACGTAATTGACATCATTCTCATGGCCAGATAACACATCTATTTCATGATTCGGTTGGTCCGACTCATCTGAGCCTGGCTTGGAAGCACTCCACACCTACAACCAGCTCGCTATTAGTAAAACAACAAAAAACTTATTTTGGATCTCGATTCGAACCACACTGAAAAAATTTATGTGTCAATTCAAAGCACTATATTTACTGTTCATTGAACTACTGATGATAACAACTAAACAGAAGAAGGTTGCCGAAATGATACTAGGGGCCCAAATGTATAATATACCCTCGCAAGAGTGTCTGAGCTACCGGTAACAAAGACTGTTCCATTAGCATTAAATGCACAACAGAAGATTTGATGGCTCTGTACAGTGCTTGAGGATGGACCACTGTTTCTCCCTGCATCCAAGCAATTACGCTACAACACTAAGTTTTTTCACATGTTAATAAGTTGGTCAGTCTGTGCACTGAACAAGACACTGACCAGTTATAGTATCTGAAGGTTTTGGAATGTATATCCTTGGAGTCACTTGAGAATTCCTGGCATCCCATATCCTACAAGTTCCATCATCAGAGGAACTGCAATGGCCAAAGAACAATACAAGGTGAATCACATTACAAAAGGCTTAAGAAAGTGGTTGTCCACAGAAAAACTGCatatcaaaaataaataaaaaataacagcATTCTGCATTGACCAACAGCATCAAAATTAAAACCGACTTGcttaatatatgtgtgtgtgtgtgtgtgtgtcgagagagagagagagagagagagagagagagaggaggcaGATTAAATATGTATTAAAAATGCACCAACAGACAATGATGGTGAACAAGCAGTCTCCCCAAAAGGTGAACATAATCTAAACAACTACCATCCCCAAATAGGTAAGAGAAAAGGATATCTTAGAGAACAGCAGCCCTTCAATCTAGATGAATAGAGAAAGTGGTATATTGCTTCAAGTACAGTAGATAGTAAAGccccaaaagaaaatatatcccacaaaaaa belongs to Rosa chinensis cultivar Old Blush chromosome 4, RchiOBHm-V2, whole genome shotgun sequence and includes:
- the LOC112201160 gene encoding uncharacterized protein LOC112201160 isoform X3 translates to MNYSRGFTGAMALQKFPCGDAPSVSMKPLSFLSKVHDSTLHEDVETNHAREQDVDVDLREVYFLIMHFLSAGPCHKTCVQFWNELLEHQLLPRRYHAWYSRKGMHCGDENDDGQSFPLNYNMLVARYPHIEQDHLVKLLKQMILSTAPPSRGMSVGKAPNAADVPTLLGTGSFSLLSYDRDQENNEMNRPAAYMRWPHIKANQVHGLGLREIGGGFTRHHRAPSVRAASYAIAKPSTMFQKMKNTKRIRGHRNAVYCAIFDRSGRYVITGSDDRLVKIWLIETAFCLASCRGHEGDITDLAVSSNNALVASASNDCIIRVWRLPDGLPISVLRGHTGAVTAIEFNPRPGSIYHLLSSSDDGTCRIWDARNSQVTPRIYIPKPSDTITGRNSGPSSSTVQSHQIFCCAFNANGTVFVTGSSDTLARVWSASKPGSDESDQPNHEIDVLSGHENDVNYVQFRFNHDNIVTCSRDGSAIIWIPKSRRSHGKAGRWTRAYHLKVPPPPMPPQPSRGGPRQRILPTPRGVNMITWSLDNRFVLAAIMDCRICVWNASDGSLVHSLTGHSDSTYVLDVHPFNPRLAMSAGYDGKTIVWDIWEGMPIRIYQTSQFKLVDGKFSPDGTSVILSDDVGQLYILDSGQGESHNDAKYDQFFLGDYRPIIQDSFGNVLDQETQIPAYRRNMQDLLCDSGMIPYPEPYQSTYQKRRLGALGSEWRPSSLKLAVGPDFSLDPDFQMLPLADLDMLLTEPLPEFVDAMDWEPENEMHSDDADSEYNITEDYSTGGEQGSLSSNPSVDPDCSAEDSDEDAQLDGLRRSRRKKQKADIEVMTSSGRCVKRRNLDERDDHSFRSNRTRKSRHGRKASKKKCSASKSQRPRRVAARNALTLFSKITGRDTGGEDEDGSEGEISGSESTLQDSNIESDGSDRENHQSNYMKGKQVLLDESEGLVNSHELPEFQRNSGNRRRLVLKLPRRPSNTNTLVDTDKCGNPAYLGDQSCSHKASEANETHMSSQDLRSSPGHKNCSMFERAVGGQSNKVENYLDLTENFKVGSIRWGGSRARTLKRLRVGEATSLDALATTSIAVVGHTEKNYTESEKDCRKMSPKLESQRNGDMMDGVVMTNERTIGTSTFEGLNGKAEVNEHAGFSECKDHDQSPKSVHMAPWDASTASYLDKDGTVFSSEQNEKLTPVSTKLRLRKISRGLESPCKQEMSPVVENLESGRCNTLPESLSTIDHDSIVPEDNGTHKFDSDQRCSGSRESDTQIESVESHLNRNKMFSAVYRRVKSHRGRTNIEGESSRKGEGSSQISNTSDQNLIAAVDCRDDSIDGARRTRSMGLKASTRDPSSVDHDLKLSQVHEPRYTFRSAQNDTLHKCQFQNEEQGSSSRTAVGLRSTRNRRSYYDHDMHPIDKRKLHQSTRKGTWLMLSAHEESSRYIPQLGDEVVYLRQGHQEYFDLGRLREDPPWAFIKQRIRAVEFCKVQDLEYSLLPGSGDSCCKLTLEFVDPSSDVYCKSFKMTLPEVTGFPDFIVERTRYVAAIGKKWSCRDKCKVWWKNDGDDDGSWWDGRVVLIQPKSPEFPDSPWETCTVLYRTVPKETQLHSPWELFDTDTQWVQPQIDDKSKNKLHSAFAKLEKLASSRQDSLGINKLKQLQEKPKFTNWCAVPISLDLIQSRLENDYYRSLEALKHDFKVMLLDVQAYVESHAESSGKTKRTADKEFLEKLKCLSGWFTETISSL